Proteins encoded in a region of the Micropterus dolomieu isolate WLL.071019.BEF.003 ecotype Adirondacks linkage group LG07, ASM2129224v1, whole genome shotgun sequence genome:
- the LOC123973661 gene encoding SH3 domain-binding protein 4 isoform X3, which translates to MAAHRIRATTTNNASLPRCKSEGTLIDLSDGVSEASLTDVKVPSPSALRLDSTASFGAAREVVAIKDYCPSSFTTLKFSKGDRLYVLDSSGGEWWYAHNNTEMGYIPAAYVQPINYRDSSFSDSGMIDTLGDCNEEAAKEMDLLGEWAGVILKPTTSQNGNPFATTHTSTNPFLNGGPQSSLDQNSNEKSVDLLLFDTLTPSVPNSTSSTANSNGFGSGVFNLSPLSPTVGVGQTLRRDNPFFRSKRSYSLSELSILQAQSDAPQSSGFFGGLKAPAPEQFQSREDFRTAWLTHRKIARSCHDLDSLGQNPGWGQTQPVETNIVCRLDSSGGAVQLPDTNISIHIPEGHVAPGDTQQISIKALLDPPLELNNDRCTTVSPVVEIKLSNMETKTTITLEMKVSVVVKMESRQTTEVLCVRSDCKEGPYTPIPQAYMYGDTVQVCLDNLEPCMYVCVVAQSQSIFPDSTVWEHVVKKITLGVYGPKHIHPSFKTVVAMFGHDCAPKTLLVSEVGKQVQSAPSVVLQLWGKHQFVLSKPQDLRVGVYSNMANYEVKASDQARVVRGFQVKLGKVSRLVYIIASRNSEDVSDFTLRIQVKDDQDCILAQFCVQTPTPPPKAGPKTSVQRRFLKKKEVGKIVLSPLAIATKYPAFQDRKINNLKFGKLIKTVIRQTKNQYLLEYKKGDFVALLSEEKIKLKGQLWTKEWYIGYYQGKMGFVHAKNVLVVGKVKPIYFSGPDLTTSLLLEQILKPCKFLTYIYASVRTILMENIGSWRAFADALGYINLPLTHFCRSELDSEPERVASVLERLKEDCNNAEGKERKSFQKELLTALLKMDCQGLVARLVMDFVLLTTAVEVAGRWRELAERLAKVSRQQMDAYEAPHRDKNGVVDSEI; encoded by the exons tgcctTCTCCCAGTGCCTTACGACTGGACTCCACTGCCTCCTTCGGCGCTGCCAGGGAAGTCGTTGCCATCAAGGACTACTGCCCATCCAGCTTCACCACCCTGAAGTTCTCTAAAGGAGACCGCCTCTACGTTCTGGACTCGTCAGGGGGAGAGTGGTGGTATGcccacaacaacacagagatgGGTTACATCCCTGCAGCGTACGTGCAGCCCATCAACTACAGAGATTCGTCCTTCAGCGACAGTGGGATGATTGACACTTTGGGAGACTGTAACGAGGAGGCAGCCAAAGAAATGGACCTTCTAGGCGAGTGGGCGGGGGTGATTCTGAAACCAACCACCTCCCAAAACGGAAATCCTTTTGCAACAACCCATACCTCTACAAACCCTTTCCTGAACGGAGGTCCTCAGAGCTCACTCGATCAGAACAGTAATGAGAAATCAGTTGACCTCCTTCTGTTTGATACGCTCACTCCATCAGTGCCCAACTCCACCAGCAGCACCGCCAACAGCAATGGTTTTGGCAGTGGCGTTTTTAACTTGAGCCCTCTGAGTCCCACTGTAGGGGTGGGCCAAACGCTGCGCAGGGACAACCCGTTTTTTAGAAGCAAACGTTCCTACAGTCTGTCTGAGCTGTCCATCCTGCAGGCTCAGTCCGACGCCCCGCAGTCCTCTGGTTTCTTTGGAGGCCTGAAAGCACCGGCGCCAGAGCAGTTCCAGAGCAGGGAGGATTTCCGGACAGCGTGGCTCACCCACCGCAAGATAGCCAGGTCCTGCCATGACCTGGACTCGCTGGGTCAGAACCCAGGTTGGGGCCAAACACAGCCGGTGGAGACCAACATCGTCTGTCGGCTGGACAGCTCAGGAGGCGCTGTCCAGCTCCCAGACACCAACATCAGCATCCACATACCCGAAGGCCACGTGGCCCCGGGGGACACCCAGCAGATCTCAATCAAAGCTCTGCTCGACCCGCCTCTAGAGCTCAACAACGACCGCTGCACCACCGTCAGCCCTGTGGTGGAGATCAAACTCAGCAACATGGAGACCAAAACCACCATCACCCTGGAGATGAAAGTGTCTGTCGTGGTGAAAATGGAGAGCAGGCAGACGACGGAAGTCTTGTGTGTCAGGAGTGATTGTAAAGAGGGCCCTTACACTCCCATCCCTCAGGCGTATATGTATGGGGACACAGTCCAGGTGTGCCTGGATAACCTGGAAccgtgcatgtatgtgtgtgttgtggctCAGTCCCAGTCCATATTTCCAGACTCCACAGTTTGGGAGCATGTGGTTAAAAAGATCACCTTAGGAGTATACGGTCCCAAACATATTCACCCGTCCTTCAAGACAGTCGTGGCGATGTTTGGCCACGATTGTGCACCAAAGACATTATTGGTGAGTGAGGTAGGCAAACAGGTGCAGTCTGCACCATCCGTAGTGCTGCAGCTTTGGGGTAAACACCAGTTTGTCTTATCCAAACCCCAGGACCTCCGTGTTGGAGTTTACTCCAACATGGCCAACTACGAGGTAAAAGCTAGTGACCAGGCCAGGGTCGTCCGGGGCTTCCAGGTCAAACTAGGCAAAGTCAGCCGGCTCGTCTACATCATTGCTTCGCGCAACTCTGAAGATGTTTCTGATTTCACCTTAAGGATCCAGGTCAAAGACGACCAAGATTGTATACTGGCTCAGTTTTGTGTCCAGACGCCAACGCCACCACCCAAAGCAGGCCCAAAGACATCAGTACAACGGCGCTTCCTGAAGAAGAAGGAAGTGGGCAAGATAGTCTTGTCTCCTCTCGCCATCGCCACCAAGTACCCTGCTTTTCAGGACAGGAAAATAAATAACCTGAAGTTTGGAAAATTAATCAAAACCGTCATCCGACAAACAAAAAACCAGTACCTGCTCGAGTACAAGAAAGGAGACTTTGTAGCTCTGCTGAGCGAGGAGAAGATCAAGCTGAAGGGCCAGCTGTGGACAAAAGAATGGTACATTGGATACTATCAGGGCAAAATGGGATTTGTTCATGCGAAGAATGTGCTAGTGGTCGGCAAAGTTAAGCCCATTTATTTCAGCGGGCCCGACCTTACGACTTCATTGTTACTGGAGCAAATTCTGAAGCCCTGCAAATTCCTCACGTACATTTACGCCTCGGTAAGAACTATACTGATGGAGAACATCGGCAGCTGGCGAGCGTTTGCAGACGCCCTCGGCTACATCAACCTGCCCTTGACCCACTTCTGTCGCTCAGAGCTGGACAGCGAGCCAGAGAGGGTCGCGTCAGTGCTGGAGAGGCTGAAGGAGGACTGCAACAATGCAGAGGGCAAAGAGCGAAAGTCCTTCCAGAAAGAACTCCTGACG GCCCTGTTGAAGATGGACTGTCAAGGTCTCGTTGCCAGACTGGTCATGGACTTTGTCCTCCTGACCACGGCGGTGGAGGTGGCCGGACGCTGGAGGGAGCTGGCCGAGAGGCTCGCCAAGGTCTCACGGCAGCAGATGGATGCTTACGAGGCCCCGCATCGCGACAAGAACGGGGTGGTGGACAGTGAG
- the LOC123973661 gene encoding SH3 domain-binding protein 4 isoform X2 — MAAHRIRATTTNNASLPRCKSEGTLIDLSDGVSEASLTDVKVPSPSALRLDSTASFGAAREVVAIKDYCPSSFTTLKFSKGDRLYVLDSSGGEWWYAHNNTEMGYIPAAYVQPINYRDSSFSDSGMIDTLGDCNEEAAKEMDLLGEWAGVILKPTTSQNGNPFATTHTSTNPFLNGGPQSSLDQNSNEKSVDLLLFDTLTPSVPNSTSSTANSNGFGSGVFNLSPLSPTVGVGQTLRRDNPFFRSKRSYSLSELSILQAQSDAPQSSGFFGGLKAPAPEQFQSREDFRTAWLTHRKIARSCHDLDSLGQNPGWGQTQPVETNIVCRLDSSGGAVQLPDTNISIHIPEGHVAPGDTQQISIKALLDPPLELNNDRCTTVSPVVEIKLSNMETKTTITLEMKVSVVVKMESRQTTEVLCVRSDCKEGPYTPIPQAYMYGDTVQVCLDNLEPCMYVCVVAQSQSIFPDSTVWEHVVKKITLGVYGPKHIHPSFKTVVAMFGHDCAPKTLLVSEVGKQVQSAPSVVLQLWGKHQFVLSKPQDLRVGVYSNMANYEVKASDQARVVRGFQVKLGKVSRLVYIIASRNSEDVSDFTLRIQVKDDQDCILAQFCVQTPTPPPKAGPKTSVQRRFLKKKEVGKIVLSPLAIATKYPAFQDRKINNLKFGKLIKTVIRQTKNQYLLEYKKGDFVALLSEEKIKLKGQLWTKEWYIGYYQGKMGFVHAKNVLVVGKVKPIYFSGPDLTTSLLLEQILKPCKFLTYIYASVRTILMENIGSWRAFADALGYINLPLTHFCRSELDSEPERVASVLERLKEDCNNAEGKERKSFQKELLTALLKMDCQGLVARLVMDFVLLTTAVEVAGRWRELAERLAKVSRQQMDAYEAPHRDKNGVVDSESSDTFFREVNQSCQLPLYLLRVISRAMLLSPPSRLKEPLRRSSVVYQVE; from the exons tgcctTCTCCCAGTGCCTTACGACTGGACTCCACTGCCTCCTTCGGCGCTGCCAGGGAAGTCGTTGCCATCAAGGACTACTGCCCATCCAGCTTCACCACCCTGAAGTTCTCTAAAGGAGACCGCCTCTACGTTCTGGACTCGTCAGGGGGAGAGTGGTGGTATGcccacaacaacacagagatgGGTTACATCCCTGCAGCGTACGTGCAGCCCATCAACTACAGAGATTCGTCCTTCAGCGACAGTGGGATGATTGACACTTTGGGAGACTGTAACGAGGAGGCAGCCAAAGAAATGGACCTTCTAGGCGAGTGGGCGGGGGTGATTCTGAAACCAACCACCTCCCAAAACGGAAATCCTTTTGCAACAACCCATACCTCTACAAACCCTTTCCTGAACGGAGGTCCTCAGAGCTCACTCGATCAGAACAGTAATGAGAAATCAGTTGACCTCCTTCTGTTTGATACGCTCACTCCATCAGTGCCCAACTCCACCAGCAGCACCGCCAACAGCAATGGTTTTGGCAGTGGCGTTTTTAACTTGAGCCCTCTGAGTCCCACTGTAGGGGTGGGCCAAACGCTGCGCAGGGACAACCCGTTTTTTAGAAGCAAACGTTCCTACAGTCTGTCTGAGCTGTCCATCCTGCAGGCTCAGTCCGACGCCCCGCAGTCCTCTGGTTTCTTTGGAGGCCTGAAAGCACCGGCGCCAGAGCAGTTCCAGAGCAGGGAGGATTTCCGGACAGCGTGGCTCACCCACCGCAAGATAGCCAGGTCCTGCCATGACCTGGACTCGCTGGGTCAGAACCCAGGTTGGGGCCAAACACAGCCGGTGGAGACCAACATCGTCTGTCGGCTGGACAGCTCAGGAGGCGCTGTCCAGCTCCCAGACACCAACATCAGCATCCACATACCCGAAGGCCACGTGGCCCCGGGGGACACCCAGCAGATCTCAATCAAAGCTCTGCTCGACCCGCCTCTAGAGCTCAACAACGACCGCTGCACCACCGTCAGCCCTGTGGTGGAGATCAAACTCAGCAACATGGAGACCAAAACCACCATCACCCTGGAGATGAAAGTGTCTGTCGTGGTGAAAATGGAGAGCAGGCAGACGACGGAAGTCTTGTGTGTCAGGAGTGATTGTAAAGAGGGCCCTTACACTCCCATCCCTCAGGCGTATATGTATGGGGACACAGTCCAGGTGTGCCTGGATAACCTGGAAccgtgcatgtatgtgtgtgttgtggctCAGTCCCAGTCCATATTTCCAGACTCCACAGTTTGGGAGCATGTGGTTAAAAAGATCACCTTAGGAGTATACGGTCCCAAACATATTCACCCGTCCTTCAAGACAGTCGTGGCGATGTTTGGCCACGATTGTGCACCAAAGACATTATTGGTGAGTGAGGTAGGCAAACAGGTGCAGTCTGCACCATCCGTAGTGCTGCAGCTTTGGGGTAAACACCAGTTTGTCTTATCCAAACCCCAGGACCTCCGTGTTGGAGTTTACTCCAACATGGCCAACTACGAGGTAAAAGCTAGTGACCAGGCCAGGGTCGTCCGGGGCTTCCAGGTCAAACTAGGCAAAGTCAGCCGGCTCGTCTACATCATTGCTTCGCGCAACTCTGAAGATGTTTCTGATTTCACCTTAAGGATCCAGGTCAAAGACGACCAAGATTGTATACTGGCTCAGTTTTGTGTCCAGACGCCAACGCCACCACCCAAAGCAGGCCCAAAGACATCAGTACAACGGCGCTTCCTGAAGAAGAAGGAAGTGGGCAAGATAGTCTTGTCTCCTCTCGCCATCGCCACCAAGTACCCTGCTTTTCAGGACAGGAAAATAAATAACCTGAAGTTTGGAAAATTAATCAAAACCGTCATCCGACAAACAAAAAACCAGTACCTGCTCGAGTACAAGAAAGGAGACTTTGTAGCTCTGCTGAGCGAGGAGAAGATCAAGCTGAAGGGCCAGCTGTGGACAAAAGAATGGTACATTGGATACTATCAGGGCAAAATGGGATTTGTTCATGCGAAGAATGTGCTAGTGGTCGGCAAAGTTAAGCCCATTTATTTCAGCGGGCCCGACCTTACGACTTCATTGTTACTGGAGCAAATTCTGAAGCCCTGCAAATTCCTCACGTACATTTACGCCTCGGTAAGAACTATACTGATGGAGAACATCGGCAGCTGGCGAGCGTTTGCAGACGCCCTCGGCTACATCAACCTGCCCTTGACCCACTTCTGTCGCTCAGAGCTGGACAGCGAGCCAGAGAGGGTCGCGTCAGTGCTGGAGAGGCTGAAGGAGGACTGCAACAATGCAGAGGGCAAAGAGCGAAAGTCCTTCCAGAAAGAACTCCTGACG GCCCTGTTGAAGATGGACTGTCAAGGTCTCGTTGCCAGACTGGTCATGGACTTTGTCCTCCTGACCACGGCGGTGGAGGTGGCCGGACGCTGGAGGGAGCTGGCCGAGAGGCTCGCCAAGGTCTCACGGCAGCAGATGGATGCTTACGAGGCCCCGCATCGCGACAAGAACGGGGTGGTGGACAGTGAG
- the LOC123973661 gene encoding SH3 domain-binding protein 4 isoform X4: protein MAAHRIRATTTNNASLPRCKSEGTLIDLSDGVSEASLTDVKVPSPSALRLDSTASFGAAREVVAIKDYCPSSFTTLKFSKGDRLYVLDSSGGEWWYAHNNTEMGYIPAAYVQPINYRDSSFSDSGMIDTLGDCNEEAAKEMDLLGEWAGVILKPTTSQNGNPFATTHTSTNPFLNGGPQSSLDQNSNEKSVDLLLFDTLTPSVPNSTSSTANSNGFGSGVFNLSPLSPTVGVGQTLRRDNPFFRSKRSYSLSELSILQAQSDAPQSSGFFGGLKAPAPEQFQSREDFRTAWLTHRKIARSCHDLDSLGQNPGWGQTQPVETNIVCRLDSSGGAVQLPDTNISIHIPEGHVAPGDTQQISIKALLDPPLELNNDRCTTVSPVVEIKLSNMETKTTITLEMKVSVVVKMESRQTTEVLCVRSDCKEGPYTPIPQAYMYGDTVQVCLDNLEPCMYVCVVAQSQSIFPDSTVWEHVVKKITLGVYGPKHIHPSFKTVVAMFGHDCAPKTLLVSEVGKQVQSAPSVVLQLWGKHQFVLSKPQDLRVGVYSNMANYEVKASDQARVVRGFQVKLGKVSRLVYIIASRNSEDVSDFTLRIQVKDDQDCILAQFCVQTPTPPPKAGPKTSVQRRFLKKKEVGKIVLSPLAIATKYPAFQDRKINNLKFGKLIKTVIRQTKNQYLLEYKKGDFVALLSEEKIKLKGQLWTKEWYIGYYQGKMGFVHAKNVLVVGKVKPIYFSGPDLTTSLLLEQILKPCKFLTYIYASVRTILMENIGSWRAFADALGYINLPLTHFCRSELDSEPERVASVLERLKEDCNNAEGKERKSFQKELLTTDSELTADSTRDPTRPSSCTQCS, encoded by the exons tgcctTCTCCCAGTGCCTTACGACTGGACTCCACTGCCTCCTTCGGCGCTGCCAGGGAAGTCGTTGCCATCAAGGACTACTGCCCATCCAGCTTCACCACCCTGAAGTTCTCTAAAGGAGACCGCCTCTACGTTCTGGACTCGTCAGGGGGAGAGTGGTGGTATGcccacaacaacacagagatgGGTTACATCCCTGCAGCGTACGTGCAGCCCATCAACTACAGAGATTCGTCCTTCAGCGACAGTGGGATGATTGACACTTTGGGAGACTGTAACGAGGAGGCAGCCAAAGAAATGGACCTTCTAGGCGAGTGGGCGGGGGTGATTCTGAAACCAACCACCTCCCAAAACGGAAATCCTTTTGCAACAACCCATACCTCTACAAACCCTTTCCTGAACGGAGGTCCTCAGAGCTCACTCGATCAGAACAGTAATGAGAAATCAGTTGACCTCCTTCTGTTTGATACGCTCACTCCATCAGTGCCCAACTCCACCAGCAGCACCGCCAACAGCAATGGTTTTGGCAGTGGCGTTTTTAACTTGAGCCCTCTGAGTCCCACTGTAGGGGTGGGCCAAACGCTGCGCAGGGACAACCCGTTTTTTAGAAGCAAACGTTCCTACAGTCTGTCTGAGCTGTCCATCCTGCAGGCTCAGTCCGACGCCCCGCAGTCCTCTGGTTTCTTTGGAGGCCTGAAAGCACCGGCGCCAGAGCAGTTCCAGAGCAGGGAGGATTTCCGGACAGCGTGGCTCACCCACCGCAAGATAGCCAGGTCCTGCCATGACCTGGACTCGCTGGGTCAGAACCCAGGTTGGGGCCAAACACAGCCGGTGGAGACCAACATCGTCTGTCGGCTGGACAGCTCAGGAGGCGCTGTCCAGCTCCCAGACACCAACATCAGCATCCACATACCCGAAGGCCACGTGGCCCCGGGGGACACCCAGCAGATCTCAATCAAAGCTCTGCTCGACCCGCCTCTAGAGCTCAACAACGACCGCTGCACCACCGTCAGCCCTGTGGTGGAGATCAAACTCAGCAACATGGAGACCAAAACCACCATCACCCTGGAGATGAAAGTGTCTGTCGTGGTGAAAATGGAGAGCAGGCAGACGACGGAAGTCTTGTGTGTCAGGAGTGATTGTAAAGAGGGCCCTTACACTCCCATCCCTCAGGCGTATATGTATGGGGACACAGTCCAGGTGTGCCTGGATAACCTGGAAccgtgcatgtatgtgtgtgttgtggctCAGTCCCAGTCCATATTTCCAGACTCCACAGTTTGGGAGCATGTGGTTAAAAAGATCACCTTAGGAGTATACGGTCCCAAACATATTCACCCGTCCTTCAAGACAGTCGTGGCGATGTTTGGCCACGATTGTGCACCAAAGACATTATTGGTGAGTGAGGTAGGCAAACAGGTGCAGTCTGCACCATCCGTAGTGCTGCAGCTTTGGGGTAAACACCAGTTTGTCTTATCCAAACCCCAGGACCTCCGTGTTGGAGTTTACTCCAACATGGCCAACTACGAGGTAAAAGCTAGTGACCAGGCCAGGGTCGTCCGGGGCTTCCAGGTCAAACTAGGCAAAGTCAGCCGGCTCGTCTACATCATTGCTTCGCGCAACTCTGAAGATGTTTCTGATTTCACCTTAAGGATCCAGGTCAAAGACGACCAAGATTGTATACTGGCTCAGTTTTGTGTCCAGACGCCAACGCCACCACCCAAAGCAGGCCCAAAGACATCAGTACAACGGCGCTTCCTGAAGAAGAAGGAAGTGGGCAAGATAGTCTTGTCTCCTCTCGCCATCGCCACCAAGTACCCTGCTTTTCAGGACAGGAAAATAAATAACCTGAAGTTTGGAAAATTAATCAAAACCGTCATCCGACAAACAAAAAACCAGTACCTGCTCGAGTACAAGAAAGGAGACTTTGTAGCTCTGCTGAGCGAGGAGAAGATCAAGCTGAAGGGCCAGCTGTGGACAAAAGAATGGTACATTGGATACTATCAGGGCAAAATGGGATTTGTTCATGCGAAGAATGTGCTAGTGGTCGGCAAAGTTAAGCCCATTTATTTCAGCGGGCCCGACCTTACGACTTCATTGTTACTGGAGCAAATTCTGAAGCCCTGCAAATTCCTCACGTACATTTACGCCTCGGTAAGAACTATACTGATGGAGAACATCGGCAGCTGGCGAGCGTTTGCAGACGCCCTCGGCTACATCAACCTGCCCTTGACCCACTTCTGTCGCTCAGAGCTGGACAGCGAGCCAGAGAGGGTCGCGTCAGTGCTGGAGAGGCTGAAGGAGGACTGCAACAATGCAGAGGGCAAAGAGCGAAAGTCCTTCCAGAAAGAACTCCTGACG acagacagtgaactGACTGCAGATTCCACCAGAGACCCCACCCGCCCATCATCTTGTACTCAGTGTTCATAG